CTCTTTTATGAAGGAGGATGAAATTTTTATAGTAGAGTTGCATGTCAACCAAGACTGACATGGAGTACATAGGTGCATGTTGCAGGAAGGTGGTGTCGAGTGTCAGGATGCCTGGCTTGTTTTGGTTGGTCATGGATGTGATTGGATAAAGGTCAGTCGGCTCAATGTCAGGTATTGGTTGCAGGTCGACTGACTCGGCGTGCTTGGCTCAGGGGTCATATTTATCTTATTAAGGCTAGGTCTGACAATGGTCTAAGATAGCCATTGCCTCGGTGTGATTCGACTGTACGATTGATACAGTATGGATCGTATGTATGCATAAGGATGATATGCAAGGTCAAATAACTGATACCTGAGGCAAGCATGATTGATGCTCGCCAACCATTCATAAAGTCGATCGACTTGGGCTTGGGCGCTTGAATATGGGCCGCCTATGGACCTTGAGCGCCAGTGGGTTTGTCCGACTTCGTCGATCGAGTTGTGCGTCAACTGATGACGACGTGGGCTTTGTACGCCTATGATCTTGTGCTTGCATTTGTCTTGTCTGACTTTGTTGACTAGATTGCGTGTTGTCTAACGTCCCGTTCAACTTTGCTGACTGGGTCCTATGTTGACTAAAAGGTGACCTATGATGATTTTTGGCTACTACACTGCTCGAACCATTAATTAGAGTGGTAAGAGTGGTATGACCCTGTTTGGTAAGACATTTTTGCTTGTTTCTAGTATAAATACTTTGTGCctcccaaacaacaattttgttGCAGCAACTCCCAAGACAATTTCTTTAGCATTTTATTGTCATTTTCAAATGCTACCTTGAGGGACCATTTTACTAGCATTTTCCAAAATAGTCCCATATTGTCCTTACCTAAATATTGAACTACCCGTAATACCCCCACTCTCTCCTCTTCCTCTTTCACCTCTCTCTTCTTGACCAGATCGGACAAGCTGCTCTCTCATCAACAACGATTTAGACATGGATGCAGGAGATCTCGTTGTGTCGTCTTGGTCATAGCTCTCGATGAGGCCAGTGGAGCCGAAGGAGTTAATCGAGAGGGAGACGAACTCAAATGATGATTACTCTTTCCTTATCTGACGTCATACCCGAGAGTGTGAGATGAGCATCTGAGTAGCAATATTTGTGGAACAAATGGAAGCAACGAAAGCCTTGGTGAATATTTGTGGAAGGGAGTGGGTAGGGTTGGTGCTTGATTTGATAGAGATAAACAAAtgaatgttaatttttttatacaaaattacaaccttaaaaaattattttgtcaaTGGTGTGGTGGAaggatattttaaaatatttataattatttatgtctattttataaatttttttcatttatttgactATTACTGTGTATATGATACAATAAAAGGAGCATATACGGTACTGCAAATCATCTACCAAACGGAATGTAAATCTTATCAAAATCTGGGTGCATCTTCTTGCGATCCTGCACGATTCTCTTTTGacggattttttattttttattttttccgaAGAAGGCTCACCCTTTGACTGATTACTGATTTGCAGAATTTGCTTgtccctgtttttttttttttttttttcctccttattTGGTCTTTTCCATGTTcttttctttcatctttttaactttcattggttttcttgGGTTGGTTCAGTCATCGGTGGCTctccaaaaatgtcaaatgggAGATTTGCTGATTACTTTATTTTTGTCTGTTTATGGGTAAATCTTATTAACGAAGAGACCTCTTGTCACTCTCAGCATGTCATTCTCAGCGGATTTGATGGTGCTGACTGCTGAGCACAACAATACAAACAAAGAATTTCATTCAATCCAACCTTCTACAATCGAACAGTTTTTGATGAGTTCAGAATCCAGGTACCACCTTCTTCTCATTCTAAAACTTAATACTTTGTTCCAAAAACCATGTCTGTTTGGTTCTCGAGAAAACAAGGGAACGAAAGAGaaaattaagagagagcaattCTCAATTTAATTATTGTGAAGATGTTTTACGTCGTAAAATGCAAGCTAAACCACCTATATGCAGTAATCTAAATATGCTATTACAAGGAGCCGCACTgcgcagttttttttttcttcttccctttgtATATTGTTATCCTGGTTCAATTCCTAACAggctaccactagaccaagAATATCTTAAAACTTGCTGCTTTTATTTTGGCTTCTCTGGTTGTTCACTTGTTCTTGTCCTTGAAAGTAGAAAAATTGTCCATCAAATGGACTTATTTCACCAACCAATATAAAGTAGTTCCATTTAATGGCGAAAGGCTACACTATTATATCACCTTCTGCAGAAAAAAGATTACTACTTTCCAACAAATTGGTCTCTTGCAGCCTAATATAACATACAGGTAAATTCCATGGAAATTGAAAATGCAGTACATATATATTGTAATCTACCATGATCTCTTTTGCAGCATCACTTATTGTCGGATACTCCCAAACTGGACAGAAATGAGAAGTTCTCTACTTTTGTCACCTATACTAACGCGAATGGTTCGAACAGAATAGCAGTAGGTTCAGAAGGAAGGAGAGAAACGAGGTTATTCATTATTGCTGTCTATCTCTAGCACTTCCCTTTGGTATAATCTTCTCTGTATCCACCTTGGCTCCAGAATTCCCTTGTTCTCTaaattctcttcccttctcggATCCCACTTTGTCAATCTCTCCTTTCATTACCTTTGTATCTGGTTTTTTCGTTCTTTGTTCATCTATTACAATGCTGCTTTGAGGTGCTGCTGTTTTTCTAGTTCCCTCAGCCTCTCTAGATTGTTCATTTGGACCCAACTCTAGTTTGGCCAAATCATCTTCAGGAGATGCTGCATGTTTTCTGCTGAAAAGTTCCTGTAATGGCATTTTATTTTCAGGAGGCCTGGAGCCTTTCTCTTGCTCAAAGAAGAGGATTTGCACAACGGTTCTCAATGGTAGCCGCTCATTCTTTACAGCATGTGCACGTACTTCTGGTGACAATTTTTGACAGTCCAGAATCCTGCATAAATCCTTCTTGTCTGCTTTGTTCATATTGGGATGCTCCTGCTTGTTAATTGAGTCATATTAAAGGAAAACACAAGAAACAGAATCATTGAACAGCAATAAGAAGACGTCGCTACAAATTTTTTCATTGCTTGTAGTGCAGTATTGCATGTTCTATGATTGAACTTGAATTTTGTGGCCTTACCTTGAGGTAAATGTTGATTGCCTTGTACAAGTCATCATGACTCCTCCGGGCGACAACCGGCAGAGCTTCTGCAAGACTTACAAGTTTGGATACTGGCATGTTGGCATCCCTTGCAATAACTTGAAGGTAGGAATCAATCAGTTCTGCAACTTTTCTAATTGACTTTGTGGGTCGATTTTTATAGGTAGGTGCAGGGGATTCTCGTCTCCATTGCACCAAGAAACTTTCTAGCATTGCCAGGACCAATTCTATGTCATAGAAATGCTGATCAGAGGATGGGTGCAAAGGAAGGAGCAGGTCATTCACGGTTGCTTCCTCTAACTGCAGACAAGCTCTTCTTGTGAGTTCTGTCTTTATCAGAGAAGATGCTCCCAGAGAATTTCCAATACTAAGGAGCCTAAGCAAGAAACTAACAGAAACTGATCCTTTATCTCCTGGAATCATGCTAACTATAGTTTCAAGAATTCGTTTatgtttttcaattgtttcatcAGTTTGAGATGCTGAACTTTCAGCTGAAGATCTAATATTTGTAGTATCAGGTAGCCAGCGCAAGGCATAGACGTGCAAAGCTTCCCCAATAAGCTGCGGTAGAACCATAAATGTCGATCTGATTGCTGTAATTACATACCGGAACAGATGAATGTCAAGATCAGATATGTCCTCCGTCCACCAATCCCTCGGAACAGATTTTTGATGTTTGCTGAAACCTGGTCTAGTGTAAGTGTAGGACCAAGAGACCTGAACAGAATCATCACGTTTTTAAGTAAGTAAAGATTGATAATCTGAAGTAAGTAGCATTATTCTGGTGAATGTGAACTGGTTAACCTTTGATGGGGGTGTAAGAACTTTCTCAACAATCGAATCAATGCATCTTCTGATGATTCCATTGTTTTCTGACAATTCAATTAGCTTAGCTGTGGTTTGCAGGGTGACAATGGAGTCTTTCCAACCTTCAAGAATGCACGAGTTGAAGAAAGCCTCAAGTTTTAGAACAAAGTTTCCCCTCTCAACGGCCTCAGTCATTTGGAGAAATTGAGCAGCACAGAAGGCAGGCACAAAGTTATGTGCACTGAGATTGATTGTTATTCCATAGCAGAACTTAGCACAGAGTTCAAAAGCCTCCTCGCCACCAGGAATATCATGAAGCTCTATCGTAACAATGCTTGAATCGGTAGAATCAGCGCAAAGCCTTTGCAAGAGACTACATCTCGGTAGAAGAGAAAACTGCAGCTAAGAATTGGACATTTTCAGTAAGTATCTATATTTGATCTTTGGATAGAACACAGGCAATGGAATTGATCATTTCGATCATAAAGTCATACCTTATGGAGAAAGTAACTAATCCTTTTAATTTTAATGATAAGATCGCTCGGAATATCAGAAATCACAGTCCTGCATATTAAAGACTAACTGTAATGAATGTAAATTATATATGCCAAGATCTTTCCATATACAAGTTTCTGATGAGTATAACCAGACCTGGTAGCCTCTTCTGTGTAGAAGGTATCCGGCCTTGTTCCAATTTTCATAAACTTCATTTTTGTTaatatttcttcttttgatcAAAAGTTTGAGACAAATGGTAACTTCACTGAACTTGGACATGCCCGTACCAGAATCCTATCTGAAAGAGAGACATTGAAGCATGAATGAAAAACAAGTAGAGTACAATTCTTTGGTGATTTATCTATGTTGCAGATTCTGAATAAAATTTCTCTGATATGTACAGAATACTGAAAAATTCAGAAATTAATGGATGCTTGGGAGAGAACAATTCATGTTAAGTAACTGAGCTTGAACACCCTTTCCTGCCTTTTTTTATATGCATATGCAtacatatagacacacacacacacacacacatatatcagCAGATAGAGCAATGGAGTCCATTCAACTTAGATTTCTCTCTTCATATGCAGAAGAAACCATATATACATTTAGTGGAGTAAAAGGGATGTACAATAATGCTAAAAGAGTCTCATAAATGAAGAATAATTGAGCAAAAAGAGCAATGAACAGAAGCAAAAACACACAAATAGAGAGGTTTTTTTTGTACAAATAGTTGAAGAGAGATATTTATAGATCTAGAGGATGCAAATAGAAGAATGCATGCTGATCACAACTACACTATAGCTTCAAAAATGTAAAATCCCATTCACTGTCCAAGTACATGATGAGGTTAGTAGGGCTGGCTAACCTCACCTTTAGTCAAACAAGGGGGTTCCTACCATCTCCACCATTTCCTCTCAAGAACCCTACACAACCCTTTTAGACTAGTATGTTAGAATTGGAGAGACTTCAActgcaaaaaggaaaaaattggaaaaaaaaaagaaaaagaattccTTCTGTCAGGGAAGTAGCAAAGATGAGTCTTAAACATTAAAGAAGAGAGTGGcagttttttttcttgttttcaggcACCATGTTCTTCAATTCATGGGAGTCTGTCTCCAATTTGCATTTGGCAGGGTAAGTTCAATCAATTCATGGTTGTTCAAGGTTTTGTACTTACTGTGCCAAATCTTGACAGATGTCAGACAAGATGCCAGACAATGGAATGCTCTGAATGAGATAAAAATCATGTAGAAACGCCTTTACATTCCCAAAGCAAACGTTAAATTTATGATTAGGATTACCAAATTGAATctgacaaaaacaaatcaaccaaaacaAATCCATCTAATAATTTAAGCATTATTTCTCCAAGAAATTAACTGTGATCACACAGTAAGACAGTTTAGCAGGCATTGGGAGGACAGAGGAAACACATGCACACCTTAACAGAGACCATCTGAGGAGAAAATGAATGGAGAGGAAAACATCTTTTGCCGTTTATTAGATGTGAATGAAAACTGCGACAATTGAAGGGAAAATTAGAGCAGCAAAAACTATTAAGGAACAAGAATTCCCACAAGGATGATgacgtatatatatacatttttacATATCTGGAAGGCAAGCAACTAAAGGTTGGTGGAAATGAAAGGGTTTTGGATCCTCCAAATCTGAGCTGAGATGCTTGGATTATTTTCCAAAAATGCTGATTGAGTGGTCCATGATGTTGAGATATCTAGAGCCAAATGGGTCCAGAAGCTTTCACAATTCACAGGAAAAATATTGACATTGTAGCACAGTATCAAGATACTGGGAGGATTTGCTTTCAAACAGGAGAAAAAAACAGAACCTTTAGAAAAAGCGCAAAGCATCAATAACCCAGAACCAGAAAATGCATCGCTTCTATGTCAGCTTTTCATCaacaaagcatcaaatggactTAAAAATGTTATGATAATTGAATCAGACATGTATGGTAGTTAGCCACTTCAGATCACATTCTCTTTTTACATTGATAAAGAGCTCCTCAACAAATGCCCTTCTAATTTTCTATTGAAGTTTTTTAAATCAAAAACGTGGTAtggaatttttttataattttatctttTAGCAAAGTGAGGCAGAATCTACATCTTCATAAcagaatggaaaagaaaaaaaaaaaaaaggcagaacCTTCAGCTTTTGAGTGGTGGGAGACAACATTGTCAGCCATATTTTACATCAATTGTATAATCCCTCATAGATAACATCACAAAATCAAAATACATGCTCTTAAAATAATGCCAAAGAATGGATAGTTCAGACAgttaatgaaaaagaaagagagaagataccagaaaatataaataaacatcTGATCCATGCATGTCAAAGCAAGGCATCTCCCCCTTTACCAAGTCCAAGTGACAAATTCACAAATAAGAGATGACAATCATGTTTggcacatatatatgcatgaacTCAACTgggtatatataaatatagctGATCAGTTGTTTTATGCATGTAAACTAGCAGAGTGGGAGAGACTAGAAGatatagaagagagagaaggggaaTAATGCTTTTGGGTATCTTTGAAACTCAACTAGAGAGACCTATTAACCAAGCAAAGGGAGAAACAGGAAAAAAGATTGAATCTTTCAATGTCTCACCAAGAGTactggaaagaaagaaagaaagaaagagaaagtggTTGGTCGGGATTAGTGcaaaattttgatatatttataCCAAATGCATATTATGATGATAAACCGCTTTGTCTGtcattaaaaaaggaaaaaaaaaatctgtttatCTTTACTCTTCCCCTTCTCTTCAAGCTAGCTTGAAACTGGTGCTCTATCTCTCTCTATGATTGAATTCACAAAAAGGATGAAGTGCAAGTGGGAGAGTGGGAGAGACTAGTGCTTAGACAGTAGTAATACTAATTAAGCTTttggtatgtatgtatgtatatgtgggGCCATAATAGAAAGATCCTCCTCATCATATTTCCTCCCCACTATCTTGGTTATATTCTTGCCCTTCTCCTGATCTGCATGTCGGCCACGTGTCGTTTCGACTGCCGTCGGTTGCCATCAATCTGATGGGATTGGTCTACCGTTCATTGTTGGTTGCTTTGGAGGCCAAACACAGACAAGTATTCCCTCCCCTAACAAATATTTCATGCGTGTcggtttctttctttctgtgtATTGAGTGTGTGTGCATTAGCACGTGTGTCACTTCTCTTGCTAATAGTTGATTGATTACAATTTACAACTTTTAAGGTTATGAGGGATCATTGAGTTTGATTTTCGTTGGAAACAATATCCTTGTGATCACGCGTTGAGTTTTTGGCCAATTTACCATgtcgtcaggtgagaaacttttATGCGCTTGAACCCGACGACCTGAATTTAGGTTCATGTCAACCGTCCATACAGCAAGTTCGTCTGGCATAGTTCCCGATTACCTTAAAAAGAAAGTCGCGAGGGACCACCCAAATTTTCTTTCAATCTCTTCAGTCTGTGAGTGTGAAGGagataatatataattaactgTACTCTAAAGGTGGTTTCTTTTCCTATGATCATacccttttgttttcttagccTTAATTAACTCAATTATTTCATGAATTTATAACATAAACCTTAGCCTTTTCTTCTTGTCATGAATTGAGAGACCTTATTTTCTTTCATCACATTAATTATTGACTTCTAGGTCTTAACCAAGGCATAAAACAACATCAAAGTAAGGACCAAAACTTGAGCTTTCACATGGAGAAGACAGCTGAACGCCATCTTCAACAAGGTCCTTGAGTTGTGTCCATCGATAAGGAAACATGAATACATCACAAACAAGAATTTAAAGCACGCCACTTCATGGAAGCCATCTATATGAGGgaacaactctctctctctctctcaacctaATTTTCAAAGGAGGGTAGATAGCAGCTAGGTAGGGAATTCAAACTTGGAAACAGCTAGTAGCTTCAAAATGGCACTAGTCAATCTCTAATCCATCATATGTGGCCTGGGTATGGCCCAAAAAAGTAGGCTCTTGCTCCTTCCATTCCACAGTGTTGGGGGCAGTCAGAATGAGTTGATGCCACTTCATTGCTTTGCACCATATACTGCTAAGCCTATGCATCTCTGCTTTGTTGGGTCAATATGGATACCAGGTCATGTCTCTATCTCACAGAAATATTCTCCTTGTCCTTGGTTATTCTCGTCTTTAGCTTTTTAAAGTAATTCTTAATAACAAAGGGATTTGGCAATGATAATAGATGCCAAAGTCCACTTCTTGGTGAAACTGTGGACTGATTTCTTTGACTCCATAGCAAAGTAACTATTATGAAATATAGAAAGGCTATTTCCAAAAgatattttgtttcttgttgGGTGTAAACAGTGACGGAACTAGGGAAGGGTCTTCATTTACTTCAAGGACTTGGGAGAATGATTTCCATTTGGCCTTCTTTTGAAGGCAGACCAAAAAGACAGGATGAATAATAATCCTTCATGATTCTCAGAAATCAAGGAATTGGAGATTTGAATACAACTGAGCATCACCTTAGCAAGTGGAGTAAACAattaattgcaaaaacagataaTTTTGTAGCCAACACTTTTCATATTCCCAATATGCAAGAACAACAGTGGGTAGCAGAAAAAAACATCAAAGAActaattatacatatatatctcttCAAATCAAAGTCTTGCCACAACCATTCCTTTCCAAATTCTCCAGTATACACAAATTGACATCCACTATACTGGGTAAAGGTTGGTCACtccaaaataggaaaaaaaaattgatgaattaCAGCAAAATTTTCCAATTTACAAAGGAAACTTACGCTCTTAATGAAAATGACCACAGCTTTCAAATCCAGTAACAAATAATAAAGAGCTTTGCATGAGTTGTTCAGCCCATTTTAGTCAGTCACCAAACAACTCATTATCATTGTCATCATTGTTGAAACTAGTGTTGTTGT
This genomic window from Tripterygium wilfordii isolate XIE 37 chromosome 9, ASM1340144v1, whole genome shotgun sequence contains:
- the LOC120004972 gene encoding BTB/POZ domain-containing protein At5g47800 isoform X1, producing the protein MKFMKIGTRPDTFYTEEATRTVISDIPSDLIIKIKRISYFLHKLQFSLLPRCSLLQRLCADSTDSSIVTIELHDIPGGEEAFELCAKFCYGITINLSAHNFVPAFCAAQFLQMTEAVERGNFVLKLEAFFNSCILEGWKDSIVTLQTTAKLIELSENNGIIRRCIDSIVEKVLTPPSKVSWSYTYTRPGFSKHQKSVPRDWWTEDISDLDIHLFRYVITAIRSTFMVLPQLIGEALHVYALRWLPDTTNIRSSAESSASQTDETIEKHKRILETIVSMIPGDKGSVSVSFLLRLLSIGNSLGASSLIKTELTRRACLQLEEATVNDLLLPLHPSSDQHFYDIELVLAMLESFLVQWRRESPAPTYKNRPTKSIRKVAELIDSYLQVIARDANMPVSKLVSLAEALPVVARRSHDDLYKAINIYLKEHPNMNKADKKDLCRILDCQKLSPEVRAHAVKNERLPLRTVVQILFFEQEKGSRPPENKMPLQELFSRKHAASPEDDLAKLELGPNEQSREAEGTRKTAAPQSSIVIDEQRTKKPDTKVMKGEIDKVGSEKGREFREQGNSGAKVDTEKIIPKGSARDRQQ
- the LOC120004972 gene encoding BTB/POZ domain-containing protein At5g47800 isoform X2, translated to MKFMKIGTRPDTFYTEEATRTVISDIPSDLIIKIKRISYFLHKFSLLPRCSLLQRLCADSTDSSIVTIELHDIPGGEEAFELCAKFCYGITINLSAHNFVPAFCAAQFLQMTEAVERGNFVLKLEAFFNSCILEGWKDSIVTLQTTAKLIELSENNGIIRRCIDSIVEKVLTPPSKVSWSYTYTRPGFSKHQKSVPRDWWTEDISDLDIHLFRYVITAIRSTFMVLPQLIGEALHVYALRWLPDTTNIRSSAESSASQTDETIEKHKRILETIVSMIPGDKGSVSVSFLLRLLSIGNSLGASSLIKTELTRRACLQLEEATVNDLLLPLHPSSDQHFYDIELVLAMLESFLVQWRRESPAPTYKNRPTKSIRKVAELIDSYLQVIARDANMPVSKLVSLAEALPVVARRSHDDLYKAINIYLKEHPNMNKADKKDLCRILDCQKLSPEVRAHAVKNERLPLRTVVQILFFEQEKGSRPPENKMPLQELFSRKHAASPEDDLAKLELGPNEQSREAEGTRKTAAPQSSIVIDEQRTKKPDTKVMKGEIDKVGSEKGREFREQGNSGAKVDTEKIIPKGSARDRQQ